From Pantoea vagans:
AGTCTGGTTTCGCACAATGCCAGCATCTTCCTGTTTGTTTTCTGTGCCACGGCTGTTTCCATCAATACCTGGTTTTTCAGGAAGATGTCACCCTATCCGGTGCTGGCGCTGGTGCTCTATTCGGCCCACATCTTTATCAACAAAGACATTAACCAGATTCGCTTTGGCCTCAGTTCGGCGCTGTTCCTGGGCGTCCTGTGGTCGATCTATCTCAAGCGCTACTGGTGGGCGTTTACCTTCTTCATTCTGTCGTTCACGAGTCACAACACCGGTGTCATGGTCGTCACGCTGATACCGTTCCTGTTTATTCGTGACTGGCGCTGGTGGCCGGTCATTATCATCGTTGCCAGTCTGCCGCTGTCCGTGGTGGGCGGTTCCAGCTTCATTGCTCTGATTGCCGGTCATCTGGGGTCGCTGGGGGAGAGGGCATCGGGCTATAACAATGACCCGTCCTATGCCATGGGTGGCAGCATCCTGGCCGTGTCGAACCTGAAGAACATTATGCTGGTGTTCGTCTTCTTCTACTTCATGCTGACCGACGAGCTGAAGCGCGAAAACTACGCCCAGTATCGCCTTAACTACCTGCTGATTCTGAGCTTTGCTATCGGCGGTGCGATCAGGATCTTCCTGTACAACTTCCCGTCAGGTTCGCGTCTGTCCAACTATCTGCAACAGGTCGAGCCGATCATCCTGACCTCGCTGATTTACCAGGCCAGACGATCGTGGAAGCCCGCGCTTTACGCCATGCTGGTCTTCTTCCTGCTCTATTACCTTTACTACAACACCATTTCGACCAAGCAGGCGGTTACCGGCTATGAAGTGGCGCGTGAGTTTTGGCTGGTCCACTAATTAACCCATCGATCGCCCCTGCGTGAAGAGATTCACACAGGGGCGATCGACGGTAAGCACACCGGTTTTTTGTCGACCCTTGTCGATTGAACGGATTATTTTTGAACTATTTTAATGAGGTGCTGGCAATGAAGGACATTCGTTTCTCCATCGTA
This genomic window contains:
- a CDS encoding EpsG family protein; translated protein: MAPYWYVSGFLLLLSLFEIALKKDERTNHILTWLLCFAAVLLIIFGGIRGLGTGMDDFQYRSFFEDFVRRIEINGFFKTVAFFRYEPLIFAMAWLTSLVSHNASIFLFVFCATAVSINTWFFRKMSPYPVLALVLYSAHIFINKDINQIRFGLSSALFLGVLWSIYLKRYWWAFTFFILSFTSHNTGVMVVTLIPFLFIRDWRWWPVIIIVASLPLSVVGGSSFIALIAGHLGSLGERASGYNNDPSYAMGGSILAVSNLKNIMLVFVFFYFMLTDELKRENYAQYRLNYLLILSFAIGGAIRIFLYNFPSGSRLSNYLQQVEPIILTSLIYQARRSWKPALYAMLVFFLLYYLYYNTISTKQAVTGYEVAREFWLVH